Within Longimicrobiales bacterium, the genomic segment GGCAGGCTTCGCTTTTGGCAGTTGGCCTCTTTCAGGAAGTGAAGTACTTCGTTGCGACGTTCATCTTCGCCTTCCTCGGTCATGGCGCACTCAAGACGGCGAAGGAAGCAGGGCGGCGACCGGATCGAGCCTCGCAGCGAACGCCGGTCATCGTCGCCGCTGCTGGCTCGGAGTAGACCTCGACCTGAGATCGCGGCTGGTCTGATCTCCAAAGAAGAGTGGCGCCGCCCCCGAGGGAGCGGCGCCACTTTCTTTTCCACCTTCGATCGCCTCATCGAACTGACTACATGATCGGAGACCGGATGTAGGTGTCAGAGCGCGCCCACGCGTCGAGGAACTGTGTGTGCACCTCGTCCGCTTCGGCATCCTTGCCCTGAGCCCGCAGCGCCCGCTCCAGCCCGAAGAGCGACCACCCGTTGTGGGGATGCTTGTACAACTCATGCTGGAACGTGTTGGCGGCTTCCTCGTAGCGTCCCGCTTCATGGAGTGCGTCACCAAGCCACTGGTGCACGGAGAAATTCAGCGGCTCGGGCTCGTCATACCGAAGCCCGTCCTCCAATTCTCCCCCGGCTTTCATGACCTCGATTGCCTCGTCGAGCTGACCGTTCGCGCGGAGAATTTCTCCCTCGAGGATCGAACCGACAACACCGAGCAGTTGCGTTGCGGTGTGCCCGCGGAACGCATCTTCAGGGTCCTCCTCGATCGCAGTCTTGATGAGGTGGAGGTACCACCGCGCGGTGCCTTCATCACCGGTACGTAAGTGGGCGTAGCCTTTGCCGAAGTCCCACAATCCTCGAAAAATTGCCCCCTCCGGCGGATTGCGGAGCGCGATGATGTCATCGAAGCGGCCAAAGCGAACCATGGTTAGGGCTTCGTAGAAATTCGCTCCACCCATGAGCTCGCCGTAGTCCTTACCAGCCTGGATCGCGACGGATCCCTGTCCGTCGTTCGACGCGGAGAACAACAGCATGTGCAGATTGTGCGACGGATAGATCGCAAAGCCCTCACCGAATTCTGCCTTGATGTCGGAATGCCACGCATCCGTGTTGGCGCGCACCGCATCGCCCCATCGACCAATCCGGTTGTATGTGTGCGACGGCATGTGCTGAATGTGGCTGGCCCCCGGGATCGACTGCCCGAGATAGTCTGCACAACCCTCTGCCATTCCCGGGGCCTCGGTCGGCTCCGTCGCGTGTATGTAGAGGTGGCACGCACCGGGATGTGTGATGTCCTGATTAAGAACGGATTCGAGCACCCGGTGAATTTCCTGCACCTCCGGATTGTTCACATCCCAACGCCCACGGCGAGGCTGGAGAAGCATGAGCGACTCACCGGCAAGAAAGCCTGCGTCGAGGTCAGTCGGATGCTGTGCGTAAGTCTTCTTGATTTCCTGTGCCCATAGTTCATCGAGCTCGCGCCTCCGGTCAACGTCATGCTCTTCCTCATACCGGACCGCCATCGCTTTGATGAGAGCACGCTCAGCATCAGTCGCGTAGTCACCGGAGACGTCTAGGGCTCGCTGGATCGCGGCATACGCTCTGGGAGCATCGG encodes:
- a CDS encoding tetratricopeptide repeat protein; protein product: MRRSFLLLFCLALVAVAPAAAQDVELPAGFDEPMPLHHDGKGLGPFSREITTSSPEAQLYFDQGIQLLYAFTPNDAARSFREAWKADPNCAMCYFGEAWAWGSYLNGPMTAPDAPRAYAAIQRALDVSGDYATDAERALIKAMAVRYEEEHDVDRRRELDELWAQEIKKTYAQHPTDLDAGFLAGESLMLLQPRRGRWDVNNPEVQEIHRVLESVLNQDITHPGACHLYIHATEPTEAPGMAEGCADYLGQSIPGASHIQHMPSHTYNRIGRWGDAVRANTDAWHSDIKAEFGEGFAIYPSHNLHMLLFSASNDGQGSVAIQAGKDYGELMGGANFYEALTMVRFGRFDDIIALRNPPEGAIFRGLWDFGKGYAHLRTGDEGTARWYLHLIKTAIEEDPEDAFRGHTATQLLGVVGSILEGEILRANGQLDEAIEVMKAGGELEDGLRYDEPEPLNFSVHQWLGDALHEAGRYEEAANTFQHELYKHPHNGWSLFGLERALRAQGKDAEADEVHTQFLDAWARSDTYIRSPIM